GCAGAGCTACTCAAAGCCTATCAGGAAGGACTCGGATTGAACCCACGCCCATACATTCACAACCATGTGTTTGAGGTCCAAAGCCCAACCTGGGCGAAAGGCAATTGCTACCTGGATCTACGGGCGACGCAGGACGGCAAGAGCATGATCGCTTCAGGCTATTATGATGACGTCTACAAGAAAGTTGGAGATCAATGGAAATTCCGCTCGCGCAAGTTTCACATTCTGTTTTGGACGCCGTTGAGTGAAGGGTGGGCAGGGAAGAAGTAGGTCGCTTCTGATTTTTATTTCCCAGCAGAATGGGAGAATCGGAGACGGGGAGAACCGGTGACCGCCCCTCCCTCTTTTTTCTCCTCCGATTCGCCGATTCCCCGTTTCTCCCATTCAGTTTGAGATATCCCGTTTGCTCGATCAGTTCCTCAGAGTGGGCTAAATTTGCGTCGCCGTAGCAACCGTCCCCGTCCTGCAGACCCAAGCACCTTGCCGTTTTCCACAATCACCTCACCACGTGAGAGAGTCATGGTCGGCCAGCCGGTGACCTGGAAGCCTTCGTATAACTCGTAATCTGCGCGTGAGTGCATATCACGCTGACGAATCGTCACTTCTTTCTTGGGATCGAAGATAATGATGTCAGCATCGGAGCCGACTGCGATGGTGCCTTTCTGCGGATATAAACCAAACAGTTTGGCTGGATTGGTAGAAATCACTTCGACAAAGCGGTGGATCGAGAGTCGGCCTTTGCCAACGCCTTCGGAATAGAGCATGGGCAGAATCGTTTCCAGGTTCGACATACCCGGTAGTAACTCGTCAACGGTTTTACCGCTCTTCTTCTGTGCCAGGTTCCAACCACAATGATCGGTGGCGACCGTTTGTAAATTGTCCATGCGGAGACCATCCCACATCGCTTGCATTTGTGAGGCTTCACGGAGTGGAGGCCAGCCAAGGTAACGCTCGCCATCTGGCTCATCGAACCGTTCGCGTGACAAATGCAGATAGATTGGGCGAGTTTCACCGTAGATAATCTGTCCACGTGATCGTGCCTCGCGAATTGGGCCTAATGCTTCTTCACAAGAAAGGTGCACAAGATAGATTGGCGCGTCAGCGTAGCGTGCCATTGTCACTGCCCGTTGTACAGCAAGACCTTCTGCTGCACGGGGACGTGAGTCCGCGAAATACTTCACACCAAATTTGCCAGCGGCATTCAGTTGTTGGGTCAAGAAGGAGATCAGACATTGGTCTTCTGCGTGAATGTTGGTGACAGCACCGACTTTTCCAGCGCGGGCGATCACTTTCATATAATCCGCCGCCAGTTCATCGAACCGTGCCATGCCGATCATGAACAGTTTGAAACTTGTATGGCCGTCAGCCGCCGCATCGGCCATTTCATCAATGATTTTTTGCGTTGGTTCAAGAATGACCGGATGCAAACCATAGTCGATGATGGTTTTACCTTCGGCTTTCTTTTGCCAGGCTTCGATACTGCCTTGGATCGACTGTCCATGTTCAGGCAGAGCGTAATCAACAATAGTCGTTATACCACCACAGGCTGCAGCAGCAGTGCCGGAATAGAAGTCATCGACTGAGCGATTGCCGAGTAGTTCAAAATCGACATGCGTGTGAACATCTACACCACCTGGGAACAGATATTTCCCAGTTGCATCAATCGTCTTGTCTGCTGGTCCAAGCCCCTGACCAATCTGCTTGATTTTCCCGCTGTCTATGGCGACATCGGCCTGATAGATGTCACCGTGTGTTACAACCGTGCCATTGCGAATGACGAGATCCATACGACCCTCCCTTCGTACGCTGCTATAAAAGCGAGGCTGATTATAGGTCGAGGAGAAATTGTCGGGCAAGGACTGTACGTTGCGTGGTACGTGGCTGGTGTTGCGTGGTACGTGTTGCGTGGTACGTGTTGCGTGGTACGTCGTGCGTGTTGCGTGGTAAAATGTATGGCTATGAGTACTGTACGTTCTCCAAGTTTGGATTCCATTCAACTCACGTATGGCAACTATCTCCACGTTCCCCAACTCATCTCCCTGCAACAGCCTCAATCATCCCCACCGCATCACGATGAATTGTTGTTTATCATCACGCATCAGACCTACGAGTTGTGGTTCAAACAGTTACTGCATGAGCTTGACGCCATTGTTGCCAATTTGCAGCGCGCAGCGACAAGCCCTGGCTCGCGTGATGAGGTCTACGAAGCTGCACGTCTGTTACGGCGCTGTACGGAGATCGTGCGGGTGTTGGTACAGCAGTTTACGATTCTGGAGACGATGCTGCCTTCACACTTTCTCGCCTTTCGAGACAAGCTGAAACCTGCCAGCGGCTTTCAATCTGAGCAGTTTCGTGAGCTTGAGTTCCTGTGTGGACTCAAGGATGAGAAGCTTCTGCGCCTCCATGAGCCTACGCCAGAGATGCATGCCGCGCTTGAACGACGGCTACGTGAACCGTCGTTGCGGGATGTCTTCTTCGCTGCTTTGACTGCGCTTGGCACGGTTCAACCGTGTGCAGCCGAAGCGACAGAAGAAGAATGCTCGCACGCACGTGCATCAGGAATTGCTGCGTTGTACCGTGATGAACGTGGACACCGCGATTGGATCGATGTGTGTGAACGATTGACGGAATTCGACGAACTCCTGGTGTCGTGGCGTCTACGGCACATTCAGATGGTCGAACGAACGATTGGCGCACGCATGGGCACTGGCGGCAGTAGTGGCGCCTCGTATTTGCGTGGAACGTTGGATAAGCGTTTTTTTCCGGAATTGTGGGAAGCGCGAACATTAATCAATGAAGAATGAAAAATGCAAAATGTAAAATGGGGAAGAAACAGAAGGCCTTTTTGTCTTTCATTCTTCATTTTTAATTTTTCATTGCTCCGGAGGAGAGTGACATGGACGACTTACTTGCCTATCGCAAAGAATTTCCCATTCTCGAACGCACGGTCTATATGATTAGCCATTCGTTGGGTGCGATGCCGCGCCGCGTATACGATCGGCTGCATGAATATGCCGATATGTGGGCGACGCGCGGGATTCGTGCCTGGGCAGAGGGCTGGTGGGAAATGCCGGTCACCACCGGTGATAAAATCGCTCGGATTATTGGTGCTGATCCGGGGTCAGTTGCAATGCACCAGAACGTATCGGTGTGTCAGTCGCTGATTCTCTCGTGCTTCGATTTACGGCAGCAACGCAACAAGATCGTGTACGAAGCGATGAACTTTCCCTCGGTGATGTACGTGTATCAGACGCATGCCAAAGCCGCTGGTGCACCGGTTGTCGAGGTCCAGAGTGCAGATGGTATCACCATCGATACCGAGAAGATGTTGGCAGCAATTGATGAAGAAACGCTACTCGTGCCCATCTCGCATGTGTTATTCAAAAGTGCGTATATTCAAGACGCCAAAGCTATTATTAACAAAGCACACGCAGTTGGCGCCTATGTCGTGCTTGATACCTACCAGTCCGCAGGCACAGTGCCCTTCAATGTCAAAGAACTGGATGTCGACTTTGTCACTGGCGGATCAGTGAAATGGCTGTGCGGTGGGCCGGGAGCTGGCTACTTATATGTTCACCCGAAACTCCGCAACAAACTTGAGCCTCAGGTAACCGGCTGGATGGCGCACCGTGCGCCATTCGCGTTCGAGCCAGACATGACGTATGCCGATGATATTCATCGTTTTCTGCATGGCTCTCCGGCGATTCCTGCTTTGTATGCTGCCGAAAGTGGCTACGAGATTATCAATGAAATCGGTGTAGAGAGAATTCGGACGAAATCCCTACGCCAAACTGCACGACTCATTGAACTTGCTGATGCTCAAGACTGGAAAGTCAATTCGCCACGAGACCCACAAAAGCGTGGCGGCACTGTCGTTGTGGATGTTCCTCAGGCTGCCGCAGTTGTACAAGAGCTGTCGCGCCGTGACATTCTCGTCGACTTCCGTCCTGGTGCAGGTATCCGCATTGCCCCACACTTCTACACCAAAGACGAGGAATTGGAAATCACTATAAGTGAAATACGCAAGATTCTCGATACCAAAGCCTACGAGAAGCATACGGGTGGGGCGCGATTCTAAATGAGTCGAGGACGGAGTCTAGGCGTCTAAATCGGACCATGAAAGATTGGTACACTCGCGCTGTCACCCTGAGTGCAACGAAGGGTCTCTCGGAGAGATTCTTCGTTGCACTCAGAATGACACGATGTGGAGTCTGGAGTGTAAAATGTACGAATGTTCTCAGGTCTGATTTAGGCGTCTAAAAATAGGGAAGCCTAAGAACGAAATTGAGAACCAGAGAAGAGGAGGAGGTTCACTGACGAAGAAACCGGCGTACCTCTTGCTGCTTTCTTTCTCTTGACTCCCAGACTCTTCGACTCCTAGGGTGATTTCCAAAAAAGGGGATCCCTGAGATGTCGATGTTCTGCCGATAGTGGCAGGCACAGCCTGCCCACCAGTCACAACTTAAGCTGTTGGCAGTGCAGTAATTCCCTCTCCCTCAGGGAGAGGGCTAGGGTGAGGGGATGAAAACTCAGGGCTTTTGGCTTCTCGACTCCCTCATCCTGACCTTCTCCCTGAGGGAGAAGGAACCCATACTCGCAACGGAGCACCTAAAAACACAGCGATTTTTCCTTAAGTTGTGACTGGCACAGCCTGCCCTACCCAGAACCGGCAAAGCCACGTAAGGCGGGCTGTGCCCGCCCCCAGAGACTGCGGGATATTTTTTCCAAGAAATCGCCCTAGACTTTTCCTCGTCTCCCCAGCGGCGCGTGATGGGTTGACAACGACCCTGCTTTTGGCTTACGAGTAATCTTATCTAGTAGCTACGTTTAAGGAGGGTCACTGTATGGAATATCGTATCATCTCTGGCGATTCTCACTTCGTTGAACCACCCGATATGTGGGCTGCGCGCATGGATAAAAAATTCAAGGATCGCGCTCCACACACGGTCAAGAATCTCGATGGCAAAGAAGGGGAATTCTTTGTGTGCGAGAATATTACCCCGGTGCCAGTCGCAGGCTTCTTTGGCTCAGGGAAGAGCGCAGAAGAACTCCCGCAACACACGAAGAAGGGCTTTGAAGTTGCCCCGAAGAGCGTGTGGGACCCAGCCGAACGCTTGAAAGAGCAGGATCGTGATGGCGTGACCGCCGAGGCTATGTACACCTCAATGGGCATGTTGCTGTTTGGTCTGCAAGATGCGGAACTACGCGCGTCAGCGTTTACAGCCTTCAATGATTGGGCTGCAGAGTATGTGACCTATGATCCGAAACGGCTGATCGGTCTCGGTGCGATCACCCTGGAAGACATTCCGGCTGGTGTGGCCGAGCTGAAACGGATTGCTAAGAAAGGTCTCCGTGGCGCGCTGATTTGGGGTGCACCGCCGGAAAATCGTCCGTATAGCAGCCGT
The DNA window shown above is from Deltaproteobacteria bacterium and carries:
- a CDS encoding nuclear transport factor 2 family protein, giving the protein MAKGGAMAKSVEARLQEMEDREAIRELPLKYCDLVWKQDVPGIVSLFTEDGEFDAGGKVTPANGRAELLKAYQEGLGLNPRPYIHNHVFEVQSPTWAKGNCYLDLRATQDGKSMIASGYYDDVYKKVGDQWKFRSRKFHILFWTPLSEGWAGKK
- the hydA gene encoding dihydropyrimidinase encodes the protein MDLVIRNGTVVTHGDIYQADVAIDSGKIKQIGQGLGPADKTIDATGKYLFPGGVDVHTHVDFELLGNRSVDDFYSGTAAAACGGITTIVDYALPEHGQSIQGSIEAWQKKAEGKTIIDYGLHPVILEPTQKIIDEMADAAADGHTSFKLFMIGMARFDELAADYMKVIARAGKVGAVTNIHAEDQCLISFLTQQLNAAGKFGVKYFADSRPRAAEGLAVQRAVTMARYADAPIYLVHLSCEEALGPIREARSRGQIIYGETRPIYLHLSRERFDEPDGERYLGWPPLREASQMQAMWDGLRMDNLQTVATDHCGWNLAQKKSGKTVDELLPGMSNLETILPMLYSEGVGKGRLSIHRFVEVISTNPAKLFGLYPQKGTIAVGSDADIIIFDPKKEVTIRQRDMHSRADYELYEGFQVTGWPTMTLSRGEVIVENGKVLGSAGRGRLLRRRKFSPL
- a CDS encoding tryptophan 2,3-dioxygenase — its product is MSTVRSPSLDSIQLTYGNYLHVPQLISLQQPQSSPPHHDELLFIITHQTYELWFKQLLHELDAIVANLQRAATSPGSRDEVYEAARLLRRCTEIVRVLVQQFTILETMLPSHFLAFRDKLKPASGFQSEQFRELEFLCGLKDEKLLRLHEPTPEMHAALERRLREPSLRDVFFAALTALGTVQPCAAEATEEECSHARASGIAALYRDERGHRDWIDVCERLTEFDELLVSWRLRHIQMVERTIGARMGTGGSSGASYLRGTLDKRFFPELWEARTLINEE
- a CDS encoding aminotransferase class V-fold PLP-dependent enzyme — translated: MDDLLAYRKEFPILERTVYMISHSLGAMPRRVYDRLHEYADMWATRGIRAWAEGWWEMPVTTGDKIARIIGADPGSVAMHQNVSVCQSLILSCFDLRQQRNKIVYEAMNFPSVMYVYQTHAKAAGAPVVEVQSADGITIDTEKMLAAIDEETLLVPISHVLFKSAYIQDAKAIINKAHAVGAYVVLDTYQSAGTVPFNVKELDVDFVTGGSVKWLCGGPGAGYLYVHPKLRNKLEPQVTGWMAHRAPFAFEPDMTYADDIHRFLHGSPAIPALYAAESGYEIINEIGVERIRTKSLRQTARLIELADAQDWKVNSPRDPQKRGGTVVVDVPQAAAVVQELSRRDILVDFRPGAGIRIAPHFYTKDEELEITISEIRKILDTKAYEKHTGGARF
- a CDS encoding amidohydrolase, with amino-acid sequence MEYRIISGDSHFVEPPDMWAARMDKKFKDRAPHTVKNLDGKEGEFFVCENITPVPVAGFFGSGKSAEELPQHTKKGFEVAPKSVWDPAERLKEQDRDGVTAEAMYTSMGMLLFGLQDAELRASAFTAFNDWAAEYVTYDPKRLIGLGAITLEDIPAGVAELKRIAKKGLRGALIWGAPPENRPYSSREYDPFFAAAQDLNFPLSLHILTSRKGHGIDFSKILHSYMSLPHEIQITLADMVFGGVFERFPKLKIVSAENDVSWLPHFMYRLDHGYDRLRHFENVQLTKMPSEYVKSNVWATFQFEDTWIDNLRTLDTSKIMWSSDYPHTDSPWPRSKEYIHEHFTGAPSDIVAKVVGGNAAELYSM